The proteins below are encoded in one region of Sinorhizobium meliloti:
- a CDS encoding sulfate ABC transporter substrate-binding protein, producing MSSNSLAGIVKLALIVGSLQLGSISLAHADTTILNVSYDPTRELYKEFNAAFAEKWQADTGETVTIQTSHGGSGKQARSVIDGLEADVVTLALEADIDAIAKESGKIPVDWKSRFDNNSAPYTSTIVFLVRKGNPKGIKDWGDLVREDVQVITPNPKTSGGARWNFLAAWAWARAANNGDDAKAQEYVAQLFKHVPVLDTGARGATTTFVQRGLGDVLLAWENEAYLSLEELGPDNFDIVTPSISIKAEPPVALVDGNVDSKGTRKVAEAYLDYLYSDVGQKIAAKHYYRPFKPELADPKDTARFTELKLVSIDDFGGWKEAQPKFFGDGGVFDQIYRPGQ from the coding sequence ATGAGCTCGAATAGTCTTGCCGGAATAGTGAAATTGGCGCTTATCGTCGGAAGCCTGCAACTTGGCTCGATTAGCCTCGCGCATGCGGACACGACAATTCTGAACGTGTCCTACGACCCGACTCGGGAGCTTTACAAGGAATTCAATGCGGCCTTTGCCGAAAAATGGCAGGCCGACACCGGCGAAACCGTGACGATCCAGACATCGCATGGCGGTTCCGGCAAGCAGGCCCGTTCGGTCATCGACGGCCTGGAGGCGGACGTCGTGACGCTGGCACTCGAAGCGGATATCGACGCGATCGCCAAGGAAAGCGGCAAGATCCCCGTCGATTGGAAGTCCCGCTTCGATAACAACAGCGCGCCCTACACCTCGACCATCGTCTTCCTCGTCCGCAAGGGCAACCCCAAAGGCATCAAGGATTGGGGCGATCTCGTCAGGGAGGATGTGCAGGTGATCACGCCCAACCCGAAGACTTCGGGCGGCGCTCGCTGGAATTTCCTGGCCGCCTGGGCCTGGGCACGTGCCGCCAATAACGGAGACGATGCGAAGGCGCAAGAATATGTGGCGCAGCTCTTCAAGCATGTGCCGGTTCTCGACACCGGCGCGCGCGGCGCGACGACCACCTTCGTCCAGCGCGGCCTTGGCGATGTGTTGCTGGCCTGGGAGAACGAAGCCTATCTGTCACTGGAAGAGCTGGGCCCCGATAATTTCGACATCGTCACGCCGTCGATCTCGATCAAGGCCGAGCCCCCCGTTGCGCTGGTCGATGGCAACGTCGACAGCAAGGGCACGCGCAAGGTCGCCGAGGCCTATCTCGACTATCTCTACAGCGATGTCGGGCAGAAGATCGCGGCCAAGCACTACTACCGGCCGTTCAAGCCTGAACTGGCGGATCCCAAGGACACCGCGCGCTTCACCGAATTGAAGCTCGTATCGATCGACGATTTCGGCGGCTGGAAGGAAGCTCAGCCG